A window from Seriola aureovittata isolate HTS-2021-v1 ecotype China chromosome 14, ASM2101889v1, whole genome shotgun sequence encodes these proteins:
- the mrpl57 gene encoding ribosomal protein 63, mitochondrial, with protein MFLTLTLLRKGISGKQWIGKYRRPREITWQMNRNTLKRLEREAENEYWISRPYMTPEQEYCHAAERRAQNWLKIKETKFANFPQHKHMTDHLSHLKISKTWSS; from the coding sequence ATGTTCCTCACCCTCACCCTGCTGCGGAAAGGCATCTCTGGGAAACAGTGGATCGGAAAGTATCGGCGTCCACGAGAGATCACATGGCAGATGAACCGCAATACGCTGAAGCGTCTGGAGCGCGAGGCTGAGAACGAGTACTGGATCAGCCGGCCGTACATGACTCCAGAGCAGGAGTACTGCCACGCTGCAGAACGCAGGGCCCAGAACTGGCTCAAGATCAAGGAGACCAAATTTGCCAATTTTCCCCAACACAAGCACATGACGGATCACCTGAGTCATCTCAAAATCAGCAAGACGTGGTCGAGTTAA